In a genomic window of Bombina bombina isolate aBomBom1 chromosome 10, aBomBom1.pri, whole genome shotgun sequence:
- the LOC128640934 gene encoding uncharacterized protein LOC128640934 — protein MLSSAHHPVPCLPLFAAPSHPVILPESTVSSLISAIPPSAASAVSSILASIMEAMSPSGPPAPFHVMPVSGPLSQAAGPPSRVVSAQPEVPVTRPSISGSGFVGHSSVGSPRERPHPHQLPEGEHQQRMSVGGGLIGRKGVQVRRQRASSWVISRLAAVGRGHHDAGRCLIITAGFTRGFNTRRGVTARGNTLTHLGRGILSSANALGQEIGSQLGGQISAMESRQMHAQAPGQYNVALEHAKGQMHTDNRTAHTQFSAASHTTSSCTNPQSMNVQSVSNAGIAGMNAQSVSHTRISGMNVQSVSKAGRSAMNVQSVPNRGLSAMNVATSQLQVGGVNAVHGTLGHDAVGNHNIQSSAGGGGVSRRVSSVANASMSDQNASGLGSTNPPFTGVRSARDLFSLLQTAAQMEPQQVDMPSASSTSTSANPPEQAGSSLQRGASTDSNQWEDASRPDPSASGPESQDNAVAVPGPVSGAKRIWIVGHSYVHWASIRSSALPGGQNLGFPFTLDSIRWLGERGMCWPALPSRIPEALVRWGKPHVIILHIGGNDLGAIPILELIKIMQADIAWIRARIPNVLVGWSNIVPRLEWHHMSSHSAAY, from the exons ATGCTGTCCTCCGCACACCATCCGGTACCTTGTCTGCCCTTATTTGCTGCCCCCAGCCATCCGGTAATCTTACCTGAATCGACGGTCTCATCTCTCATATCCGCGATCCCACCGTCGGCTGCGTCAGCTGTCTCCTCGATCCTGGCTTCCATCATGGAGGCGATGTCTCCGTCGGGTCCTCCAGCTCCTTTTCACGTGATGCCGGTGTCGGGTCCTCTAAGCCAGGCCGCAGGTCCTCCAAGCCGGGtagtaagtgcgcaaccggaagttccggtcacgcgcccctccatttccggttccggtttcgtCGGCCACAGCAGCGTCGGGAGTCCAAGGGAGCGGCCGCATCCTCATCAGCTCCCGGAAGGTGAGCACCAGCAGAGGATGTCGGTCGGGGGAGGGTTAATAGGCCGCAAGGGAGTGCAAGTGCGGCGGCAGCGGGCATCTTCATGGGTCATTAGCAGGTTGGCGGCAGTAGGTAGGGGGCACCATGATGCCGGAAGATGCCTTATAATTACCGCAGGGTTCACCAGAGGCTTTAACACAAGGAGAGGTGTTACCGCTAGGGGTAATACATTAACTCATTTGGGTAGAGGAATTCTATCAAGCGCTAACGCGCTAGGACAAGAGATAGGCAGTCAGTTAGGTGGGCAAATAAGTGCTATGGAATCACGCCAGATGCACGCCCAGGCTCCAGGACAATACAATGTCGCGCTTGAACACGCCAAAGGGCAGATGCACACAGATAACAGGACAGCTCATACTCAATTTAGCGCAGCATCACATACAACCAGTAGCTGCACGAATCCTCAAAGTATGAATGTACAATCTGTGTCAAATGCAGGTATTGCAGGTATGAATGCACAATCTGTTTCACACACTAGGATTTCAGGCATGAATGTGCAATCTGTTTCTAAGGCAGGTAGGTCAGCTATGAATGTGCAATCTGTTCCAAATAGAGGTCTGTCGGCTATGAATGTGGCAACATCCCAATTGCAAGTTGGTGGTGTCAATGCAGTGCATGGAACATTGGGTCATGATGCGGTTGGGAACCATAACATACAGAGTTCAGCTGGGGGAGGTGGTGTGTCAAGGAGGGTTTCTAGTGTTGCGAATGCCAGCATGAGTGACCAGAATGCATCAGGCTTGGGGTCTACTAACCCTCCCTTTaccggtgtccgtagtgctcgcgatCTCTTCTCTTTGTTGCAGACCGCAGCGCAGATGGAACCGCAACAGGTTGATATGCCTTCGGCTTCGTCTACTTCTACTTCAGCGAATCCTCCTGAACAGGCGGGTTCATCGTTACAGCGAGGAGCGTCTACCGACTCCAATCAATGGGAAGATGCTTCAAGGCCTGATCCTTCTGCTTCAGGTCCGGAGTCTCAGGACAATGCAGTTGCCGTCCCCG GACCTGTCAGCGGCGCCAAGAGGatctggatcgtggggcactcctatgtgCATTGGGCCTCCATCCGTAGTTCCGCCCTTCCGGGGGGACAGAATTTGGGCTTTCCTTTCACCCTAGAttcaattagatggttaggggagagagggatgtgttggcccgcGCTTCCATCGCGTATTCcggaggccctagtacgctggggtaaacctcatgtaATAATTCTCCATAtagggggcaatgatttgggcgccaTTCCGATCTTGGAGCTAATCAAGATCATGCAGGCGGATATCGCTTGGATCAGGGCTCGGATTCCGAatgtgttggtcggttggtccaacaTAGTTCCCAGGCTGGAATGGCATCACATGTCTAGCCACAGCGCTGCTTACTAG